The stretch of DNA CTATGGCAGATATTTTATTTATTGAAATTGGCGAGAGTACCAAAGAAAAACTCAAACTTCTTGTCAGTATTTTTACAAAACATCAGCCCATTATCTCCTATATTTTCGCAGACGATGTTGAAAATAGCCTTCTGCTCAAATTTGCACTGCATTTTGGTCTTACAGATGTTCTACCACTTAAAAATGATGAGAATTTACTCTTGTCTATCTTTACTAAAAATCCTACAAAACTTGATAATAAACTCTATATTTTTCAAAAAATAGAACTTGAAAAAAAGATCGAACACTTTTTTCCTTTTTTTGTTTTTCATGGTGAAAAACTCACTTATGCCAATGCAAAAGCTAAAATGCTCTATGAAACAAATGATCTAGCAGACATCCAAGCAAAAATAAACCATGACGATGAACTCTGTCAAGCTCTCAAAGAAAATGAAGATGCCCAAGGTATCATTATCATCGAAGCAGCTTCGGGGCAGAAAGAAAGCCATTTGTGTGTCATCAAATCCTTTCCGCAAAGCAGTGAAAAAATAGTGACATTGATTAGCTATGATCCCCAAAGTGAACCAAAAAACTGTTCTACAATACTGAATAGATTTGACTTCATTGATAAACTTAAAGATCGCCTTGCGCAGCAAAGTGTAACAAATGTAGCCGTTTCACTCATTTTTATCAATATTTCAAACCTTGAAAAGCTCAATAAAACGTTTACAAGCACCACCATTTATGATTCCTTTAAAAATTTAATGGCAAAACTTTTTCAACTTAAAGAGGCACACCAAGAGCTCATTCAATGGAGTCCAAATCTATACATCCTTATGGGAGAAGAGGACAACTTTGAACATGCATGTGAACAGACAAAACATTTGCAACAAGAGCTCATTCTCGCTACTGAAAATGAAAAAATAACCCCTATTATTCTTACTTCTGCTTTTCACGTCGAATCAGATGATCTTAATGAAGTCTTAGAGTATATCGAGAAGATTAATACAAAAAACCTTTTGCCTCACGATATTGCAAGGATTCAATATTTCGAGTTGGATTATTTTGACAATATCATTGATGAACAAGAACAGATCGCTTATTTGATGCACAATTGTGTCAATAATAAAATCCCCATTAAGCTTCTTAATATCTACAAAGGCCTCTGCATCAATACCAACTCGCACATCCAAAAGATGTTACCTGAGAACAGTTACCAATTAACCTGTGAAAACCTTCAAGGTTATGCGATGCAATTAGAAGGTGAAACCGTTTTACAAGCACCCAACTTCCCAAAAGACATCAAAGCGGATGTCGCTATGGTTGATATTAAACACTCTTTAGTCATTATGAAAAATCTCAAATTTATGAGAAATAGTGCCAATAGCAGACAGCACACACGTGTGCAAACCAACATTCGCACACCAGTACTCATCAAATATGGACATCTTTCCTCTGCACAAGGTGAAATTCTTGATATTTCAGTTAATTCCATTGCCATGAAAGTTACGAAGTCATTATCTGAAGATGAGTTGATGTATCAAAAAGTAAAACTGAATTTTTCACTGCCAAATGAAGAGGGTGAGAATGGTTATGTGCTTATGAATATCGAAGCAAAAGTAACCTACATCACGCAAAAAAATGGCGCTAGTAAAATTGTGGTAATGATGGAAAATCTTCCTAAACCGTATGATGACTACTTACTACGCTATATGTACAATCGCCAAAAAGAGCTGATTTTTGAGATTAGAAAGGCAACAAAAGCTTATAATTAAGGGTTTTTACCCTTAATTATAAATGGTTAATGATGCTCGCGTTATACGCCGCGCCAAAGCCATTGTCGATGTTGACAACACTCACACCACTCGCACAACTGTTGAGCATAGAAAGAAGTGCTGCGACACCTCCAAAGCTTGCACCATAGCCTACACTGGTTGGTACAGCAATGACGGGTTTATCGACCAACCCGCCGATGACACTTGCAAGTGCTCCTTCCATACCAGCGATGACAATGACCACTTTAGCATTTTGGA from Sulfurospirillum arsenophilum NBRC 109478 encodes:
- a CDS encoding PilZ domain-containing protein, with protein sequence MLLEQFLHETRYLSIAHLYFDEEKLTILHHAKNEHSHFQSFDLNKDLKAVPMADILFIEIGESTKEKLKLLVSIFTKHQPIISYIFADDVENSLLLKFALHFGLTDVLPLKNDENLLLSIFTKNPTKLDNKLYIFQKIELEKKIEHFFPFFVFHGEKLTYANAKAKMLYETNDLADIQAKINHDDELCQALKENEDAQGIIIIEAASGQKESHLCVIKSFPQSSEKIVTLISYDPQSEPKNCSTILNRFDFIDKLKDRLAQQSVTNVAVSLIFINISNLEKLNKTFTSTTIYDSFKNLMAKLFQLKEAHQELIQWSPNLYILMGEEDNFEHACEQTKHLQQELILATENEKITPIILTSAFHVESDDLNEVLEYIEKINTKNLLPHDIARIQYFELDYFDNIIDEQEQIAYLMHNCVNNKIPIKLLNIYKGLCINTNSHIQKMLPENSYQLTCENLQGYAMQLEGETVLQAPNFPKDIKADVAMVDIKHSLVIMKNLKFMRNSANSRQHTRVQTNIRTPVLIKYGHLSSAQGEILDISVNSIAMKVTKSLSEDELMYQKVKLNFSLPNEEGENGYVLMNIEAKVTYITQKNGASKIVVMMENLPKPYDDYLLRYMYNRQKELIFEIRKATKAYN